In the Deinococcus ficus genome, one interval contains:
- a CDS encoding ATP-dependent RecD-like DNA helicase, translating to MSFELPREPFRVTGGVNKVRFRAESGFTVMTARIRNPEGEDPDATVIGVMPPLEAGDSFSADVLMEEHREYGYQYRVLNMVLEATPADLTEAGVAAYLEARVGGVGKVLAGRIAGMFGPATFDILENEPDRLLQVPGVTQTTLHKMASSWSQQGLERRLLAGLQGLGLSISQAQRAVKHFGEAALERLQADLFALTEVEGIGFVTADKLWQAQGGAQDDPRRLTAAAVYALQQAAQQGGHSFLPRARAEKGVAHYTRVTAGQARMAVDTAVELGRLSDDTPPLLNTEDPLHDGTRIYLPHVLKAEKKLAGLIRTMLATPPSDEWTVPAGAAKGLSEEQAQVLTMLEEHRLVVLTGGPGTGKSTTTRAVADLAERLGLEVGLCAPTGKAARRLGEVTGRTASTIHRLLGYGPAGFRHNHLEPAPFDLLIVDEVSMCGDGLMLSFLAAVPPGARVLLVGDTDQLPPVDAGLPLLALTQAAPTVRLSRVYRQAAENPIIRAAHGLLHGEAPAWGDPRLNLIDTEPDGGARRVALTVRELGGPSQVQVLTPMRKGPLGVEMLNHQLQSLFNPGEGGVRIADGEARAGDVVVQTKNDYTNEVFNGTLGTVLKAEGARLTVDFDGNIVELAGAELFNVQLGYALTVHRSQGSEWGTVLGVLHEAHMPMLSRNLAYTALTRARDRFYAAGSPSAWQKAATRQREERHTALLERIRAR from the coding sequence CGGAAGGCGAGGACCCGGACGCCACCGTGATCGGCGTGATGCCCCCCCTGGAAGCCGGGGACAGCTTCAGCGCCGACGTCCTGATGGAAGAACACCGCGAGTACGGCTACCAGTACCGCGTGCTGAACATGGTCCTCGAAGCCACGCCGGCCGACCTGACCGAGGCCGGCGTGGCCGCCTACCTGGAAGCCCGGGTGGGCGGCGTGGGCAAGGTGCTCGCCGGCCGGATCGCGGGCATGTTCGGACCGGCCACCTTCGACATCCTGGAAAACGAACCGGACCGCCTGCTGCAGGTGCCGGGCGTCACCCAGACCACCCTGCACAAGATGGCGAGCAGCTGGTCCCAGCAGGGCCTGGAACGCCGCCTGCTGGCCGGCCTGCAGGGCCTGGGCCTGAGCATCAGTCAGGCCCAGCGGGCCGTGAAGCACTTCGGGGAAGCGGCCCTGGAACGCCTCCAGGCAGACCTGTTCGCGCTGACGGAAGTGGAGGGCATCGGGTTCGTCACCGCCGACAAGCTGTGGCAGGCGCAGGGCGGCGCGCAGGACGACCCCCGGCGCCTCACGGCCGCCGCCGTGTACGCCCTGCAGCAGGCCGCGCAGCAGGGCGGGCACAGCTTCCTGCCGCGCGCCCGGGCGGAAAAGGGCGTGGCGCACTACACCCGCGTCACCGCCGGGCAGGCCCGCATGGCCGTGGACACTGCCGTGGAACTCGGGCGCCTCAGTGACGACACGCCCCCCCTCCTGAACACCGAGGACCCCCTGCACGACGGCACCCGCATCTACCTGCCGCACGTGCTGAAAGCCGAGAAGAAACTCGCGGGCCTGATCCGCACGATGCTCGCCACGCCCCCCAGCGACGAGTGGACCGTGCCCGCCGGCGCCGCCAAGGGCCTGTCCGAGGAACAGGCGCAGGTGCTGACCATGCTCGAGGAGCACCGGCTGGTGGTTCTGACCGGCGGGCCCGGCACCGGCAAGAGCACCACCACCCGCGCCGTCGCGGACCTCGCCGAGCGCCTGGGCCTGGAGGTCGGGCTGTGCGCGCCCACCGGCAAGGCCGCCCGCCGCCTGGGCGAGGTGACCGGCCGTACCGCCAGCACCATTCACCGCCTGCTCGGGTACGGCCCGGCCGGGTTCCGGCACAACCACCTGGAACCCGCGCCGTTCGACCTGCTGATCGTGGACGAGGTCAGCATGTGCGGCGACGGCCTGATGCTGTCCTTCCTGGCGGCGGTGCCGCCCGGCGCACGGGTGCTGCTGGTGGGCGACACCGACCAGCTGCCGCCCGTGGACGCCGGCCTGCCCCTGCTGGCCCTGACGCAGGCGGCGCCCACGGTGCGCCTGAGCCGCGTGTACCGGCAGGCGGCCGAGAACCCCATCATCCGCGCGGCGCACGGCCTGCTGCACGGCGAGGCGCCCGCCTGGGGTGACCCCCGCCTGAACCTGATCGACACCGAACCGGACGGCGGCGCCCGCCGGGTCGCCCTGACCGTCCGGGAACTCGGCGGGCCCAGCCAGGTGCAGGTCCTCACGCCCATGCGCAAGGGCCCGCTGGGCGTGGAGATGCTCAACCACCAGCTGCAGAGCCTGTTCAACCCCGGTGAGGGCGGCGTGCGCATCGCCGACGGCGAGGCCCGCGCCGGCGACGTGGTCGTGCAGACCAAGAACGACTACACCAACGAGGTGTTCAACGGCACCCTGGGCACCGTCCTGAAGGCCGAGGGCGCCCGCCTCACCGTGGATTTCGACGGGAATATCGTGGAACTTGCCGGCGCGGAACTGTTCAACGTGCAGCTCGGCTACGCCCTGACCGTGCACCGCTCCCAGGGCAGCGAGTGGGGCACCGTGCTGGGCGTGCTGCACGAGGCGCACATGCCCATGCTGTCCCGCAACCTCGCGTACACCGCCCTGACCCGCGCCAGGGACCGCTTCTACGCCGCCGGGTCGCCCAGCGCGTGGCAGAAGGCCGCCACCCGCCAGCGCGAGGAGCGGCACACCGCCCTGCTGGAACGCATCCGCGCCCGCTAG
- a CDS encoding YkvA family protein: MLDRLRRAARHLKAELLALSHAARDARTPWPARAVALLVLAYALSPIDLIPDFIPVLGYLDDLLLVPAGLWLALRLVPPAVLADARAEAARHPRKLARSGWGLALMLAVYALLLLLLWRWLGPGVAGWWAARDSVQ, encoded by the coding sequence CTGCTGGACCGGCTCAGGCGTGCGGCCCGGCACCTCAAGGCCGAACTGCTCGCGCTGAGCCACGCGGCGCGCGACGCCCGCACGCCGTGGCCGGCGCGGGCGGTGGCGCTGCTGGTCCTGGCGTACGCCCTGAGCCCCATTGACCTGATTCCGGATTTCATTCCGGTGCTGGGCTACCTGGACGACCTTTTGCTGGTGCCGGCGGGCCTGTGGCTGGCGCTGCGGCTGGTTCCGCCGGCGGTGCTGGCCGACGCCCGAGCGGAAGCGGCGCGGCATCCGCGGAAGCTGGCGCGCAGCGGCTGGGGGCTGGCGCTGATGCTCGCCGTGTACGCCCTGCTGCTTCTGCTGCTGTGGCGCTGGCTGGGGCCGGGCGTGGCGGGGTGGTGGGCGGCGCGGGACAGCGTACAGTGA
- a CDS encoding CPBP family intramembrane glutamic endopeptidase, producing MTAPDPASPLWPEDRASPVPAVPARPLIRALDGNRAALTLLVVQNVVAAVLARQGVPLGAALLGSVIVNILVAVLLFRPAVNALLQDVRWRTRPDWGVALGAFVLAFLASRAFVLAYVTLFPDAADSVPQFLSSGPDLWLLLLSAGLLIPLLEEIAFRGLMMRGHEHARGFGLAAVTSTVAFSVAHGVPAAIAGIVPLAYVLARVVQHTGSLWNAVILHALNNTLAVGLGAWLSRNGDLAGSLADPSQATELLQNPALRTPLMLGALGFGSVVLLVLHLWLQPRADTTVGARPGPWLSGAYAVIVLFGVLAVLYSFPAVRLAVTDLQGALP from the coding sequence ATGACCGCGCCGGACCCCGCTTCTCCCCTGTGGCCCGAGGACCGGGCCTCTCCCGTTCCCGCCGTGCCGGCCCGCCCGCTGATCCGCGCCCTGGACGGCAACCGCGCCGCCCTGACGCTGCTGGTCGTGCAGAACGTCGTGGCGGCGGTGCTGGCGCGGCAGGGCGTGCCGCTCGGCGCGGCGCTGCTGGGGTCGGTGATCGTGAACATTCTGGTGGCGGTGCTGCTGTTCCGCCCGGCGGTGAACGCCCTGCTGCAGGATGTCCGCTGGCGCACCCGTCCGGACTGGGGCGTGGCGCTGGGCGCGTTCGTGCTGGCGTTCCTGGCCTCGCGGGCGTTCGTGCTGGCGTACGTGACGCTGTTCCCGGACGCGGCGGACAGCGTGCCGCAGTTCCTGAGCAGCGGCCCGGACCTGTGGCTGCTGCTGCTCTCGGCGGGCCTGCTGATTCCCCTGCTGGAGGAGATCGCCTTCCGCGGCCTGATGATGCGCGGGCACGAACACGCCCGCGGATTCGGGCTGGCGGCCGTGACGAGCACGGTGGCGTTCTCGGTGGCGCACGGCGTGCCGGCCGCCATTGCAGGCATCGTGCCGCTGGCGTACGTGCTGGCGCGGGTGGTGCAGCACACCGGCAGCCTCTGGAACGCCGTGATCCTGCACGCGCTGAACAACACGCTGGCGGTGGGCCTGGGCGCGTGGCTGAGCCGCAACGGCGACCTGGCCGGGTCGCTGGCCGATCCGTCGCAGGCCACGGAGCTGCTCCAGAACCCGGCGCTGCGCACGCCGCTGATGCTGGGCGCCCTGGGGTTCGGGAGCGTGGTCCTGCTGGTGCTGCACCTGTGGCTGCAACCCCGCGCCGACACGACCGTGGGCGCCCGCCCCGGCCCGTGGCTGAGCGGCGCATACGCCGTGATCGTGCTGTTCGGGGTGCTGGCGGTGCTGTACTCGTTCCCGGCGGTGCGGCTGGCCGTCACGGACCTGCAGGGCGCGCTGCCTTGA
- a CDS encoding threonine aldolase family protein, which yields MTLPDTAARRKVIADFRSDTVTTPTPEMREAMARAEVGDDVYGEDPTVNALQAEVARLTGHEAGLFMPSGSMTNQVAIAVHTRRGEEVVCAEGSHIYEWELGMMAAFSGVVPRFVPAPLGVPDPAQVRAAVRRSVHQSPTGLISLENTHNKAGGTVIPLDVLAQIRAVADDEGLPLHLDGARVFNAAAALDVPLHEITRHFHTVSVCLSKGLGAPVGSVLTGSREAMKQAHRYRKMLGGGMRQAGVLAAAALVALRDGPARLNDDHRRTRQLAGALVDAGYRVDLAAVQTNIIYVDLPDAQQRVEEWDARGVRASALGPGSVRFVLHHQVSDEALEGAIGVLTA from the coding sequence ATGACCCTGCCGGACACCGCTGCCCGCCGAAAAGTGATTGCCGATTTCCGTTCCGATACCGTGACCACCCCCACCCCCGAGATGCGGGAAGCGATGGCCCGCGCCGAGGTCGGCGACGACGTGTACGGCGAGGACCCGACCGTGAACGCCCTGCAGGCCGAGGTGGCCCGCCTGACGGGTCACGAGGCGGGGCTGTTCATGCCGTCCGGCAGCATGACCAACCAGGTCGCCATCGCCGTGCACACCCGCCGGGGCGAGGAGGTCGTGTGCGCCGAGGGCTCGCACATCTACGAGTGGGAGCTGGGCATGATGGCGGCCTTCAGCGGCGTGGTGCCGCGCTTCGTGCCGGCGCCGCTGGGCGTGCCGGACCCGGCTCAGGTGCGCGCCGCGGTGCGCCGCAGCGTGCACCAGTCCCCGACGGGCCTGATCAGCCTGGAGAACACGCACAACAAGGCCGGCGGCACCGTGATCCCGCTGGACGTGCTCGCGCAGATCCGCGCGGTCGCGGACGATGAGGGCCTGCCGCTGCACCTGGACGGGGCGCGGGTGTTCAACGCCGCCGCGGCGCTGGACGTGCCGCTGCACGAGATCACCCGGCACTTCCACACGGTCAGCGTGTGCCTCAGCAAGGGCCTGGGCGCCCCGGTGGGCAGCGTCCTGACCGGCAGCCGCGAGGCGATGAAGCAGGCGCACCGCTACCGCAAGATGCTGGGCGGCGGGATGCGGCAGGCCGGCGTGCTGGCCGCCGCGGCCCTGGTGGCCCTGCGGGACGGCCCGGCCCGCCTGAACGACGACCACCGCCGCACCCGGCAGCTGGCCGGGGCGCTGGTGGACGCCGGGTACCGCGTGGACCTCGCGGCGGTGCAGACGAACATCATCTACGTGGACCTCCCGGACGCCCAGCAGAGGGTGGAGGAATGGGACGCGCGCGGCGTGCGCGCCAGCGCGCTGGGGCCGGGCAGCGTGCGTTTCGTGCTGCACCACCAGGTGAGCGACGAGGCGCTGGAAGGGGCCATCGGCGTCCTGACCGCCTGA
- a CDS encoding DUF1990 domain-containing protein: protein MTAPRVRGPGRPPLYEVQKARLEAFAKAKANFDETRISEYNAGNGWRIDDYETELPGEAPGFAEPHGAFRAATQVLRNYSFPPPWLISGIFVPDTPLEERVMLLRGRFLFLTFWFGARVVNVIDETRLLPDGGQEQVWGYGYRTLEGHFEKGQIDFSVHKHLSTGRVMFRIHAVSQRDFIRNPLYRLGFRIFGRALQRIFAYASMRRIREQVARMLISGATRPLEENPTRVAVPGANVPEGVVEKVQQQAGEVQQAKDAGTDTPPLPEAEKVTGKPSPGSGTS from the coding sequence GTGACGGCGCCCCGCGTGCGCGGGCCGGGCCGCCCGCCGCTGTACGAGGTGCAGAAGGCCCGGCTGGAGGCCTTCGCGAAGGCGAAGGCGAACTTCGACGAGACGCGCATCAGCGAGTACAACGCCGGGAACGGCTGGCGCATCGACGACTACGAGACGGAACTGCCGGGTGAGGCGCCGGGGTTCGCGGAGCCGCACGGGGCCTTCCGGGCGGCCACGCAGGTGCTGCGCAACTACAGTTTCCCGCCGCCGTGGCTGATCAGCGGGATCTTCGTGCCGGACACGCCGCTGGAAGAGCGCGTGATGCTGCTGCGGGGCCGCTTCCTGTTTCTGACCTTCTGGTTCGGGGCGCGGGTGGTGAACGTGATCGACGAGACGCGGCTCCTCCCGGACGGCGGGCAGGAGCAGGTGTGGGGGTATGGGTACCGCACGCTGGAAGGGCATTTCGAGAAGGGCCAGATCGACTTCAGCGTGCACAAGCACCTGAGCACGGGGCGGGTGATGTTCCGCATTCACGCCGTGTCGCAGCGGGACTTCATCCGGAATCCGCTGTACCGCCTGGGGTTCCGGATTTTCGGGCGGGCGCTGCAGCGCATCTTCGCGTACGCGTCCATGCGCCGCATCCGGGAGCAGGTGGCGCGCATGCTGATCAGCGGCGCGACCCGGCCGCTGGAAGAGAACCCCACGCGGGTCGCCGTGCCCGGCGCGAACGTGCCGGAAGGGGTGGTGGAGAAGGTGCAGCAGCAGGCCGGCGAGGTACAGCAGGCCAAGGACGCCGGCACGGATACCCCCCCGCTGCCGGAAGCGGAAAAGGTTACCGGGAAACCCTCCCCGGGGTCCGGAACGTCGTAG
- a CDS encoding DUF1990 family protein: MSNPAESKAVQKSAEGSGALLERRYWVEICQPTKTAEELMEDIQLNLHDYAPDLLADFEKTCGQPDRLRKGDEFHIRILGPWNGEVRVVEVEPLAFELVTLEDHPEAGRIRFSLTPHEQLPDALHFEIRSHARSRDGLVAFAYDTLGVGKRMQEVTWRTFCERVAERSGGEKFGDVQVRTITEDDYQDVPDPEAAVREDHSGVDAAHPRTTGDV, translated from the coding sequence ATGAGCAACCCTGCGGAGAGCAAGGCGGTGCAGAAGTCCGCCGAGGGAAGTGGCGCCCTGCTGGAGCGCCGGTACTGGGTGGAGATCTGCCAGCCCACGAAAACGGCGGAAGAACTCATGGAGGACATTCAGCTGAACCTGCACGACTACGCCCCGGACCTGCTGGCGGACTTCGAAAAGACCTGCGGGCAGCCGGACCGGCTGCGCAAGGGCGACGAGTTCCACATCCGCATCCTGGGCCCCTGGAACGGCGAGGTGCGGGTGGTGGAGGTGGAGCCGCTGGCCTTCGAGCTGGTGACGCTGGAGGACCACCCGGAGGCGGGCCGTATCCGGTTCTCGCTGACGCCCCACGAGCAGCTGCCGGACGCCCTGCATTTCGAGATCCGCTCGCATGCCCGCTCCCGGGACGGGCTGGTGGCGTTCGCGTACGACACGCTGGGCGTGGGCAAGCGCATGCAGGAGGTGACGTGGCGGACCTTCTGCGAGCGGGTCGCCGAGCGCAGCGGCGGGGAGAAGTTCGGGGACGTGCAGGTCCGGACGATCACCGAGGACGATTACCAGGACGTGCCGGACCCCGAGGCCGCCGTGCGCGAGGACCACAGCGGCGTGGACGCGGCGCACCCGCGCACCACCGGGGACGTGTGA